The segment GCATCCATATATTTGAATTTAATGAACAAAGTTAAGAGAAAAGCCAAATGGAATATCGGTTTTTCTTACGGAAGGGCATTACAACATTCCTGCTTAAAGGAATGGAAAGGCACTGACGTTAAAAATGGACAGAAAGCGTTAAAGGCACGAGCTAGAGCAAATTCAGAGGCATCAAAAGGCTGTTATAGTGCAGGGTCTCAGCCATCGTCAGATGAAGCTCTTTTTGTAGCTGGCTATAAATATTGAATTGGCAAATACAAAGAAATATATAACTTTTACTCAAAAGAGATATTTTTATCTCATGAGTACGTGACATTTCATACCTTTATCTTCTAAAGTCCTGGTCCGTTTGACCTGGACTACTTAAGGGCTGGGTCTACCTGACTACTAAAACAAATGGCTCTTGTCCCACTAAGACTCCTTCTTGACCATGCTGCTGAGAACGGCTATGGAATACCTGCTTTCAATGTCAATAACCTTGAGCAGGTACAAGCAATAATGGAAGCTGCTTCAGAAACCGACAGCCCTGTAATACTTCAAGCATCTCGAGGAGCAAGAAGCTATGCAGGTGAGATATTTCTTCGCCACTTAATCATTGCGGCTACAGAAACATATCCAAATATCCCTGTTGTTATGCATCAGGATCATGGGAATGATCCATCAACCTGTTATTCAGCAGCTATAAACGGATTCACATCAGTAATGATGGATGGATCATTAGAGGCTGATGCAAAAACACCCGCAAGCTATGACTACAACGTCGAAGTAACAAAAACAGTTGTTGATTTTGCACACTCAGTAGGTGTAAGCGTTGAAGGCGAATTGGGTTGTCTTGGATCTTTAGAAACCGGAAAGGGAGAAGCTGAAGACGGTCATGGTTTTGAAGGAGAGTTGTCAAAGGACATGTTGCTCACCGACCCAGCTGAAGCTGCTGATTTTGTTCAGAAAACCAAGGTAGATGCATTAGCAATAGCTATTGGAACAAGTCATGGCGCTTATAAATTCACAAGGAAGCCAACAGGAGAAGTACTTGCGATAAGTAGAATTGCAGAGATACATAAAGCCTTACCCAATACTCATCTTGTTATGCATGGATCTAGTTCAGTTCCACAAGAATGGCTTGACATGATTAATAAGTATGGTGGTGCAATTCCAGAAACTTATGGAGTTCCAGTTGAAGAAATACAAGAAGGAATAAGGAATGGTGTAAGGAAAGTAAATATAGATACTGATAATCGTCTTGCTTTCACAGCAGCAGTAAGAGAAGCAGCATCTGCAGATCCTACGAACTTTGACCCAAGACATTTCAACAAACCTGCTAGAAAATACATGAAGCAAGTTTGTTTAGACAGGTACCAACAATTCTGGTGCGCTGGTAATGCAAGTAAGATCAAACAGCAAAGCATTAATTATTATGCTGGGCTTTATGCCAAAGGTTCACTTGAACCTAAGACATCAGTTGCTGCATAACAAACTAGCTGCAATTTAACCAAAAAAAGGGGGGTAACATTCCCCCCTTTTTTAATAAGAAATTTTGAACATAATTATTGCGAAAGAAGACCTCGTAGAATTTTTGCACCAAATATATTACCCATTAAAGGGTCAGTTGCACGCTCCGGATGTGGCATCAATCCAAGAACATTACCATTCTTATTAGTAATTCCTGCGATATCAGAAATAGATCCGTTAGGGTTGTCTTTGTAACGTATAGCGATAGAATCTTCATCTTCTAGTCTTTTCAATGTATCAATATCACATTGATATCTACCTTCTCCATGTGCAATGGGTAGTTTAATGATCTCTCCTTGAGGATAAG is part of the Prochlorococcus marinus str. MIT 0919 genome and harbors:
- the fba gene encoding class II fructose-bisphosphate aldolase (catalyzes the reversible aldol condensation of dihydroxyacetonephosphate and glyceraldehyde 3-phosphate in the Calvin cycle, glycolysis, and/or gluconeogenesis), producing the protein MALVPLRLLLDHAAENGYGIPAFNVNNLEQVQAIMEAASETDSPVILQASRGARSYAGEIFLRHLIIAATETYPNIPVVMHQDHGNDPSTCYSAAINGFTSVMMDGSLEADAKTPASYDYNVEVTKTVVDFAHSVGVSVEGELGCLGSLETGKGEAEDGHGFEGELSKDMLLTDPAEAADFVQKTKVDALAIAIGTSHGAYKFTRKPTGEVLAISRIAEIHKALPNTHLVMHGSSSVPQEWLDMINKYGGAIPETYGVPVEEIQEGIRNGVRKVNIDTDNRLAFTAAVREAASADPTNFDPRHFNKPARKYMKQVCLDRYQQFWCAGNASKIKQQSINYYAGLYAKGSLEPKTSVAA